In Brachypodium distachyon strain Bd21 chromosome 2, Brachypodium_distachyon_v3.0, whole genome shotgun sequence, one genomic interval encodes:
- the LOC100827760 gene encoding transcription factor PCF5 gives MGDPGGHHHHGLQTQLLSFGGVHHMHQFTAQAMQTQPPASSASQSRARGGRGGGEIVAAAAAPGTRVRGGGGGGEIVAVQGGHIVRSTGRKDRHSKVCTARGPRDRRVRLSAHTAIQFYDVQDRLGYDRPSKAVDWLIKNAKDAIDSLDVLPAWQPTNVAPGPGNAGAAPPSSSTHPDDSAENSDDQAQAITIAAHASFDFASGGGGGGGGGGTGGGGISFLPPSLDSDSIADTIKSFFPMGGTAGGGEPSSSTVAAGSHSSAAIGFQSYTPDLLSRTGSQSQELRLSLQPLPDPMFHHHDHGQHEQQQHRSHGHGGNGTAPQQALFPGAANYSSFGGGGAMWATEQPQSQRIVPWSVPDPGGGGSTGSYLFNVSQQAAHMQAALSGQSQFFFQRGPLQSSNQPSDRGWPESVEADNNNNNPMQQHNHQGAMNPSISAIGFAPGVSFSGFRIPARIQGDEEHNGGNGDKPPSVSSASHH, from the coding sequence ATGGGCGACCccggcggccaccaccaccacgggcTCCAGACGCAGCTCCTCTCCTTCGGCGGCGTTCACCACATGCACCAGTTCACGGCGCAGGCGATGCAGACACAGCCTCCCGCAAGCTCGGCGTCGCAGTCCcgggcgcgaggaggacgaggcggcggggaGATTGTGGCGGCTGCAGCGGCGCCCGGGACGCGGGTgaggggcggcgggggcggcggggagaTCGTGGCGGTGCAGGGAGGGCACATTGTGCGGTCGACGGGGCGCAAGGACCGGCACAGCAAGGTGTGCACGGCCCGCGGGCCGCGCGACCGGCGGGTGCGGCTCTCGGCCCACACGGCCATCCAGTTCTACGACGTGCAGGACCGGCTGGGCTACGACCGGCCCAGCAAGGCCGTTGACTGGCTCATCAAGAACGCCAAGGACGCCATCGACAGCCTCGACGTGCTCCCCGCCTGGCAGCCCACCAACGTCGCCCCCGGCCCCGGCAATGCCggtgccgcgccgccctcctcctcgacgcACCCCGACGACTCCGCCGAGAACTCCGACGACCAGGCGCAGGCCATCACCATCGCGGCGCACGCGTCCTTCGACTTCgcctctggcggcggcggcggcggagggggaggaggcaccggcggcggcggcatcagCTTCCTCCCGCCGTCGCTCGACTCTGACTCCATCGCGGACACGATCAAGTCCTTCTTCCCCATGGGCGGAaccgcgggcggcggggagccCTCGTCGTCAACCGTGGCGGCAGGCTCGCACTCGTCCGCGGCCATTGGTTTCCAGAGCTACACGCCGGACCTCCTGTCGCGCACTGGCAGCCAGAGCCAAGAGCTCCGGCTCTCGCTGCAGCCTTTACCCGACCCCATGTTCCACCACCACGACCACGGCCaacacgagcagcagcagcaccgctCGCACGGCCACGGCGGCAACGGCACCGCGCCGCAGCAGGCgctcttccccggcgccgccaaTTACTCATCatttggcggcggcggcgccatgtgGGCCACCGAGCAGCCGCAGAGCCAGCGCATCGTGCCGTGGAGCGTGCCCGacccaggcggcggcgggagcacAGGCAGCTACTTATTCAACGTGTCGCAGCAGGCGGCGCATATGCAGGCGGCGCTCAGTGGCCAGAGCCAGTTCTTCTTCCAGAGGGGACCCCTTCAGTCCAGTAACCAGCCCTCCGACCGAGGATGGCCGGAGTCCGTCGAAgctgacaacaacaacaacaacccgATGCAGCAGCACAACCACCAAGGGGCCATGAACCCTTCTATATCAGCTATCGGTTTCGCTCCTGGCGTCAGCTTCTCCGGATTCCGCATCCCCGCGAGGATACAGGGCGACGAGGAGCACAacggcggcaatggcgacaAGCCGCCGTCAGTCTCCTCGGCTTCCCACCACTga